TCATCGAGAGTCTCTTTGGCAATAATGGTGGGGTTCATTAGTTCAGCGGCGAACTTAGTTAGGTCTGCTGCTGTGGAACGGCCATCTTTAGCGCAACTTCCGGCGATCTGAGTCTGATCCATACCCAATGGTGCAAAAACTGCCTCGTGCGCATATTCGGCCATGCTCATTCCAGTTTCCTGCTCCAAATGCGCAGCAAGCTTCTCGAAACCGGTATTGGAATATCCTCGCTTGGTACCGACCTCAAAGCGAATGGTTTCCGAATCGAAGTCATAGCCTGCGGTATGCGCCAACAAGTGGTGAACGGTGGATCCTTCGGGACCGGCCGGATCATCGAGGCTAATAGCTTCTTCTTCCAAAGCCACCAAGAAGGTGTAAGCACTGAGGAGCTTGGTGACCGAGGCTAAGGTATACACACGATTCACATCACCGTGTTGGTCAAGCACTTGACCCTGGCCATCTACAACTACGGAAACTGCGTTCTCGGAAGGCCACTGGTCAATCTGGCTCAGAATGCTCATGGAATGATCTATCCCTCGATATTTCTTGCTGGTAAATGCGAGCAGAATCAGAAAAGCCAAGCACGCTTCGCTAGAATTGCGTGAAGGATTGAGTGTTACTACCCAAACCAACCTTAGCGATCTGACCCAAACTTAGGAACTTTACGCTGTGCATCTAAAGACTCTTACCGTTCGCGGATTCAAGTCTTTCGCGTCGGCGACAACTTTTGAGTTTGAGCCAGGGGTCACCGCGGTGGTTGGACCCAATGGCTCCGGCAAATCCAACGTTGTTGATGCATTGGCTTGGGTTATGGGTGAACAGGGAGCTAAGACTCTTCGCGGCGGCAAGATGGAAGATGTCATCTTCGCTGGCACCTCGGGACGTCCACCCTTAGGCCGTGCCCATGTTTCATTGACTATCGATAATGCCGATGGTCAACTTCCCATTGATTATGCGGAAGTGACTATTTCGCGCACCCTATTCCGTGCCGGAGGTTCGGAATACGCCATCAACGGGAACTCCTGCCGTCTATTGGATATCCAAGAGCTACTCTCAGACTCAGGCCTTGGACGCGAAATGCACGTCATTGTTGGTCAAGGCCAGCTTGACCGAATCCTGCACGCAACCGCTGAAGACCGCAGAGGATTTATCGAGGAAGCCGCCGGTGTACTCAAGCATCGTCGTCGAAAAGAAAAAACGCTTCGTAAGCTCCAAGCAATGCAAGGCAACCTTGATCGTCTTGAAGACCTCAATGCTGAAGTACGTCGTCAGTTGGCGCCCCTTGGCAGGCAAGCGAAGATTGCTCGTAGAGCTCAGAGCGTGCAACACGATGTACGCGACGCTAAATCGCGTCTGCTTGCAGATGATTTGGTGACGCTAAACAATCGCCTGGCCCAGGACATCGATGATGAGTCGAAAGTCCAAGCACAGCAGCAAGAAGCCACGGACCGCCTTGAACGCGTCAAAAGACATATCGCTGAGCTAAACACACAACTAGAAAATGTCACCCCGCGCTTGGGCAAGATGCAAGACACCTGGGTGGCACTAAGTACCCAGGCCGAGCGTTTCCGTTCCTTAGCAGCCTTGGCCCGTGAACGTAGCAAATTGCTAGAAAGCAATGAAACGCACTTCGACTCCAGTCGTGACCCGGAGAGGCTTGAAGCTCAAGCCGAACGCATGAGCGAAGAACTCGCAGAGCTTGAAGAAGCATTAGAGGACCGTCATGAAATTCTTGCTGAAGCTGTAGAGGCTAAAGAGCAGGCCGAAGAAGAGTCCCGTGCAGAACAACAGCGCATGGCTGCCATGCTTCGTGCTGCTGCAGACCGCCGTGAAGGAATCTCACGTCTTGCCTCACAAGTCGCTTCAGCACGCAGTCGTGTAGATGTCACCCGAGCAGAAATTGTTCGTCTGCAGGAAAGCGTGCAGTCTTTTGATTCAGATCTCCAATTGGATCAGCGTTCGCATGATGACGTCTCAGCGGATTTGGAGACCCAACTTGCTGGAGAGTTAGAACTCAACGAAACATTTGAGCTAGCCGACAAAGAATTCTCTGAACTGTCCCAAGCCCAGCAGCGCGACACGCAACGTGAACGCGAACTATCGGTACGAGTCTCTGGCCTACGTTCCAGGCTTGAAGCGTTGAAGCTGAACACCAAGCCCGATGACCAGTCATCGCAGTTATTGCACTCATACTCGGACTCCCTGCTAGGACGTCTTGGTGAGTTGATGTCAGTCAACCCCGGGTACGAGCAAGCCGTCGCAGCAATTCTTCGGGACAATGCCGAATCATTGGTGGCAATTGATGGACAGCGCGCAGAGGGGTTACTGGAACAGCTGAAGTCCAATGACGCGAGTGCAGTATTCCTGCATGCCGATATCAAAGCCACCGATACGGCAACCCCCAAACTTACTAGCGCAATTAGCGCCCGTGACGTGGTTGAGTCAGATGAAAAAGTCGCTGCACTATTGGATCAACTGTTCGCCGGGCACTATGTCGTTGAAGAACTAGAACAGTCGCAGGCAGTGTTGGCTGAAGACCCAGCCGCCAGCGTGACGACACTAGATGGGGCAACGTTCTCCGCTCTCCGAAGTTCTGTCGGTGACGCTGCCGGCGCGTCTTTGATAGCCCAACAAGCCATGGTTGAGCAAACCGAAAGTGAACTCAACGAATGCCAAGAAGAGCTATCCCAAGTCGAGGAAAGCATCGCTGAACGTTCCCCTCAACTTTCGGTGGCGCAACAGCAACGAGATGATGCCCTCTCGGCACTGAGCGAATCCGACGCAGCCATTGATGAACTCAGTTCCTATTTGGCTCGATTGGGGCAGAAGCTTCGTAGCGCCCAGGCCGACAAACAAAAACTCATTGAACGCCTTGAAGCGTCCAACGAAAAATTGGAAATCGAACAGGAATCTCTAGAAGAGATCACTGAACGTATGGAGTTGGCCTCCACAGATCAAGATGACGAAACCATTGATGACGCAGCCCGTGCCGCGCTCGCCGATGCCGCCGCAGCCGCCCGCCAACAGGAACTAGAAGCTCGTCTTGCCTTGCGCAGCAGTGAAGAACGCGTCTCGGGACTGCGCTCGCGCATTGAGGGGCTTCGCAGAACCGCCGCGGCCGAACGCAACCACCGCGAAGTGGCCATGCGCCGAGCCGAACAGCGAAAAGCCCAAGCTGCCAATGCGAGCCGAGTGGAGCAGTCTGCCGAGCGAGTCTTGCGTTTCATCGAAGTTTCCTTGTCCATGGCCGGCTCTGAACGCGAGGAGCTGGCTTCCAAAAAGGCTGAACTGGACCAGCTGCTGACTAACCAGCGCGCCGAGGCGGAACAGCTCTCTGCCGAGTTGGCTCGGTTGGCGGACGCAGTGCACCGTGATGAGATGGCCCGTGCCGAATTGCGTCTGCGCATCGAAAACTTAGAAACCAAGGCGCTAGAAGAGTTGGGCTTTACCCCCGATCATCTGATTGCCAACTTTGGCCCTGACCAACTGATCCCTGAAGCGATTGACGAAGACGACAAATGGGGGGAGTCTTCGTCAGAACGTAGACGAGGATGGTAACCCCGTTGGGACCAAACCTTTTGACCGTGTTGAGCAAGAGAAGCGTCTGAAGAAAGCGGAAAGGGATCTTTCAGCGTTGGGAAAGGTCAACCCGCTCGCATTGGAAGAATTTGCTGCTCTTGAAGAGCGCCACAAATTCCTCTCTGGTCAGCTGGAGGACTTGAAGAAGTCACGAGGAGATCTGGAACAGATCATCGCGGACGTGGATGCGCACGTGGAACGGGTCTTTACCGAGGCCTATAACGACACTGCTGTGCAGTTCAAACGGATCTTTGACCGTTTGTTCCCGGGTGGAGAAGGCCAGCTAGTGCTCACGGACCCTGAGCACATGCTGACCACGGGTATTGAGGTTGAAGCTAGGCCTGCAGGCAAAAAGATCAAACGACTTTCACTGCTTTCCGGCGGTGAACGTTCTTTGACCGCAGTGGCACTGCTGGTGGCGATCTTTAAGGCGCGCCCTTCACCGTTCTACGTCATGGATGAAGTTGAGGCAGCTCTTGACGATATGAACCTTGGCCGCTTGATCACCATCTTTGAAGAGTTGCGTGAATCGTCGCAGTTGATTGTGATTACTCACCAGAAGAAGACCATGGAAGTGGCTGACGCGCTTTATGGTGTCACGATGCGCGGTGACGGTGTGACTACGGTGATTAGTCAAAAGATGGACCGAGTAGTGCCTCAGTAGGGGTGCTTTGAACGTCAATCAATCAGAATAGGGTCGCTTGTCGCTCCAACCCCGCCAGCCGTTATCAATTTGTAACATTCCTAATCAGGTGGCAAATAGCACTCTCGGTGATGTCGTGTTGTGAACACGTTCCCTGTATATAATCAGGGTAGACATACATCGAACCCTGGCTAGGGTTCTAAATTTTGGGAATCTGATGGCTCTGTTTAGACGACGCAATAAAGCTTCAAATGACAATGTTTCTCACGTGGAAGCGGCGTTGCCCCCTGAAGCGCCCAAGCCACAAGAGGTGCAGCCGGTGGTTGCTCAGGCGAAGCCGGTACAACAGGCCGAAGCTCCGGCTGCTGCAGAGGCGGAATCGAAGCCGGCTGGAATTTTTGTCAGCGTCATCATTCCTGTTTACAACTCGATGCCGTACCTGACTGAACTGCTCAACTCTCTGGAGCTTCAGGACCTGGATAAGAGTCTGTATGAGGTCATCGCCGTTAATGATGGATCCACCGATTTTGGTGGTGAAATTCTGGACGTCTATGCCAAGCGCAATGCAAACTTCACGGTTGTTCACCAAG
The nucleotide sequence above comes from Glutamicibacter sp. B1. Encoded proteins:
- a CDS encoding serine hydrolase domain-containing protein — translated: MSILSQIDQWPSENAVSVVVDGQGQVLDQHGDVNRVYTLASVTKLLSAYTFLVALEEEAISLDDPAGPEGSTVHHLLAHTAGYDFDSETIRFEVGTKRGYSNTGFEKLAAHLEQETGMSMAEYAHEAVFAPLGMDQTQIAGSCAKDGRSTAADLTKFAAELMNPTIIAKETLDDATRVHFENLAGILPGYGRQNPNDWGLGFEIRSTKNPHWTGANHPASTFGHFGQSGTFLWVDPVHRLACVTLTDKNFGQWAVEAWAPFNDQVLEAYSA
- a CDS encoding AAA family ATPase, encoding MHLKTLTVRGFKSFASATTFEFEPGVTAVVGPNGSGKSNVVDALAWVMGEQGAKTLRGGKMEDVIFAGTSGRPPLGRAHVSLTIDNADGQLPIDYAEVTISRTLFRAGGSEYAINGNSCRLLDIQELLSDSGLGREMHVIVGQGQLDRILHATAEDRRGFIEEAAGVLKHRRRKEKTLRKLQAMQGNLDRLEDLNAEVRRQLAPLGRQAKIARRAQSVQHDVRDAKSRLLADDLVTLNNRLAQDIDDESKVQAQQQEATDRLERVKRHIAELNTQLENVTPRLGKMQDTWVALSTQAERFRSLAALARERSKLLESNETHFDSSRDPERLEAQAERMSEELAELEEALEDRHEILAEAVEAKEQAEEESRAEQQRMAAMLRAAADRREGISRLASQVASARSRVDVTRAEIVRLQESVQSFDSDLQLDQRSHDDVSADLETQLAGELELNETFELADKEFSELSQAQQRDTQRERELSVRVSGLRSRLEALKLNTKPDDQSSQLLHSYSDSLLGRLGELMSVNPGYEQAVAAILRDNAESLVAIDGQRAEGLLEQLKSNDASAVFLHADIKATDTATPKLTSAISARDVVESDEKVAALLDQLFAGHYVVEELEQSQAVLAEDPAASVTTLDGATFSALRSSVGDAAGASLIAQQAMVEQTESELNECQEELSQVEESIAERSPQLSVAQQQRDDALSALSESDAAIDELSSYLARLGQKLRSAQADKQKLIERLEASNEKLEIEQESLEEITERMELASTDQDDETIDDAARAALADAAAAARQQELEARLALRSSEERVSGLRSRIEGLRRTAAAERNHREVAMRRAEQRKAQAANASRVEQSAERVLRFIEVSLSMAGSEREELASKKAELDQLLTNQRAEAEQLSAELARLADAVHRDEMARAELRLRIENLETKALEELGFTPDHLIANFGPDQLIPEAIDEDDKWGESSSERRRGW
- a CDS encoding AAA family ATPase: MGKVNPLALEEFAALEERHKFLSGQLEDLKKSRGDLEQIIADVDAHVERVFTEAYNDTAVQFKRIFDRLFPGGEGQLVLTDPEHMLTTGIEVEARPAGKKIKRLSLLSGGERSLTAVALLVAIFKARPSPFYVMDEVEAALDDMNLGRLITIFEELRESSQLIVITHQKKTMEVADALYGVTMRGDGVTTVISQKMDRVVPQ